The Flavobacterium galactosidilyticum nucleotide sequence AAAAGACACGATCTGCCAACAGTTTGGCGCAATTGCCAATTTTATGGTTAAATCACATTTTCGTTCCACAAGAAATTTTATCTTAGCTACAAGAATTTGGTTACAAAATTCACAACCTCCTCAAGTGACGGAACGATATTAAATACATCGTTTTTGCATCTGGAATCAATGCTGGCGGAAGAAATATTTATCTTGGATAGCAATTTAATTTTTAGAACTCAAAACTCAAATAAAAACCCGCAATTCTATTGAAATTGCGGGTTTTGTGTTTTTGAATTTTATTTTACTCGATAATCATCTCTGGAGTTTCCCCTTCAATAATTAATTCTGCCGCTGTAGAAGCAATAATGTGCTCTACAGTTACACCTGGCGCACGTTCTAAGAGTTTAAAACCTTTTGGAGTTATTTCTAGAACAGCTAACTCAGTAACTACTTTTTTCACACAACCTACACCGGTTAATGGTAACGTACATTTTTTAAGAATTTTAGATTCGCCTGCTTTGTTAACATGCATCATGGCAACAATAATGTTTTCGGCAGAAGCTACTAAATCCATCGCGCCACCCATTCCTTTTACCATTTTCCCTGGAATTTTCCAGTTGGCAATATCGCCATTTTCAGCTACTTCCATGGCACCAAGAATGGTCAAATCTACTTTCTGGCTGCGAATCATTCCGAAACTGAAAGCAGAGTCAAAAAAACTAGCTCCTGGTAAAGTGGTGATTGTTTGTTTTCCAGCATTGATAATGTCAGCATCTTCTTCACCTTCAAACGGGAATGGTCCCATTCCTAGAACACCATTTTCGCTTTGAAACTCAACGTTAATCCCTTTAGGGACATAGTTAGCTACCAAAGTCGGGATTCCGATACCTAAGTTTACATAATAGCGGTCTTTAACTTCTTTTGCTATGCGTTTTGCTATCTCTATTTTGTATAAAGCCATGATTATTCTCTTTTTCGAGTTGTGCGTTGCTCAATTCTTTTTTCAAATTTCTCCCCTTGAAAGATGCGCTGAACTAAGAT carries:
- a CDS encoding 3-oxoacid CoA-transferase subunit B — encoded protein: MALYKIEIAKRIAKEVKDRYYVNLGIGIPTLVANYVPKGINVEFQSENGVLGMGPFPFEGEEDADIINAGKQTITTLPGASFFDSAFSFGMIRSQKVDLTILGAMEVAENGDIANWKIPGKMVKGMGGAMDLVASAENIIVAMMHVNKAGESKILKKCTLPLTGVGCVKKVVTELAVLEITPKGFKLLERAPGVTVEHIIASTAAELIIEGETPEMIIE